The sequence below is a genomic window from uncultured Stenotrophomonas sp..
TTGAGCGCGGCATAGGCCACCGGTTCGAGGGGAGCGTGCGCTTGCCGCTGCGCCATCGCTTCGGCGATGCGCGACAGGCGCTGCATCAGGCGTTGCAGGCGGCCATCGGCGAGCAGCGCGGCATGGTGGCCGGCGTTGAAGCGTTCGCCGCGCTCGCACCAGGTCAGCAGCGGGCGCAGCTCGGCCAGCGTGGCGTCTTCGATCCGCTGCGGGTCGTCAGTGGCTTTGCAAGCGGCGGCCGGATCGTAGCCGGGGTCGCACCACGGTGGGTATGCCAGCAGGGCGAAGAAGGTGTCTGCCGCTTCGTGCCGGTACGCGTGTTGCAGTGCCTGCCATGCGGCCAGCAGGGTTTCGATGTCGGCCAGTCCTGGCAGGCCGCCCTCAGCCACGGAAGCACCAGTGCCACGGCTCGTAGACGATGCCGTGCGGGTTGTCGCGCGGGTAGCTCAGGTGGAAGCCGAAATCGCCTGCGCGACGTTGCAGCCAGGCGAAGGCCGGGGCGCGCTCGAAGGATTCCTCCGCGGGTGGCTCGCCCGGCGTGCCGATGTCCAGCGCGTTGCCGCCGTGGTGCTCGCTGTAGCCCGGCGCGGCGTTGACGGTGAGGATCGCGGTCATATCCAGGCCGCGGGCGAGCTTGCGTTCGAAGATGCCCAGTTGGTAGGCGTGGCTGCGGTAGCCGGAGATCGCGTCCAGCGCAATGCCGTCGATTGCGGCGGCCATGTGCAGGCGCTGCCATGCACGCGCGGCGCCGCGGGTGAGCCACAGCGGGCGGCGGTAGCGGTCGAAGCCGGCCAGTTGCAGGCATGCCGGTTCGGCGACCAGTGGCAGCCCGGTGCACGCGGCATAGGCGCCGGCATCCAGGCCGAGCTGGTCCAGCCGCTGCTGCAGCCCGTCCAGCGGCAGCGGGGCGGAGGGCGGGGGCATGCGTGCCGGTTGCGACAGCCGGGCCTCGAGCAGCGCCAGTGCCGGTTCGACGCCGGGCTCTTCGGGCAGGCGTGTCACCAGCGGCATCAGGCCGCCACGCAGTTGCACGGCCAGATAGCGGCCATCGCGCTTGCGCCGCAGCACATGGCTGGCGCGGGCAAGCAGGCGTGCGTCGTGGTTGCTGCGCGCGCGCAGCAGGCCGCCGGGCCAGATTTCGATGTCGGCGGTATTGAGCAGCAGGTGTGGGGCATTGCGCATGGGGGCAGCTTGGAGCATCGATGCTGGGCTGTCTAATGTCCGGCCGGCGTTCGTGGTGCTGCGCGTGAATGCCCGGGTTACATCGCCGATGCCTCGGTAGGTCGGGGTTACACCCCAGGCGATGGGATGCACGAGGCGGGAGTACGGAGCGTCGAGGCGTGATCCCGACCTACGCCAGTCGTTTCAGCTCGTCGAGCAGGGCGCGTGGCTGTTCCGGTGAAAGCAGCAGCATAGAGCCGTCGCGCAGGGGCAGCACCAGCACGCGGCTGCGGTCGGTGAGCAGGCAGAATGCCTTGGCGCCGCCACGCATGCGGAAGTGGCCGGACTGGAAGCCGGGCATGCCGAAACCGTTGGTCTTGAAGCCGGGGCGGTATTCGTGGTGTTCGGCCAGATCGACCACGCGCGCCTGTTCCAGCCGCAATCCGGAAACGTCCACGCACTTGCGGTAGAAGGTTGAAACCACCTCCAACTGCCGGCCCTGCACGCGGATGCGGCGGCGGTTGAAGGCCCGGTGGAGGACGATGCCGACCGCAAGCACGAACAGGCTGACGCCAATGGTCAGTCCGTTGCGCGGCGAGGTGAAGGCGTTCGCGATGCCGGCGCCCAGCAGCGGCAGCCATATCCACAACGCCAGCCAGGGCGAGGCGGGAGCGACGGCATGGGACTTCGATGCGGGCACGGTGGTCATCGGCTCGGGTCTTCCTTGCGGTTCAGGGCGTGCCGCTGCCGAGCAGTGGCATCAGCACGTGCAGCACGAGGTCGG
It includes:
- a CDS encoding conserved exported hypothetical protein (Evidence 4 : Homologs of previously reported genes of unknown function), whose product is MTTVPASKSHAVAPASPWLALWIWLPLLGAGIANAFTSPRNGLTIGVSLFVLAVGIVLHRAFNRRRIRVQGRQLEVVSTFYRKCVDVSGLRLEQARVVDLAEHHEYRPGFKTNGFGMPGFQSGHFRMRGGAKAFCLLTDRSRVLVLPLRDGSMLLLSPEQPRALLDELKRLA
- a CDS encoding conserved hypothetical protein (Evidence 4 : Homologs of previously reported genes of unknown function); translation: MAEGGLPGLADIETLLAAWQALQHAYRHEAADTFFALLAYPPWCDPGYDPAAACKATDDPQRIEDATLAELRPLLTWCERGERFNAGHHAALLADGRLQRLMQRLSRIAEAMAQRQAHAPLEPVAYAALNSRQRENHNFQKVSARLADYGYVTLRLSDDWQGADFIAQHIDGRTFLRVQLKSRMGVARKYRHRGLWLCFPHAGQWYLCPHDGLLEYLLAECGIGHTVSWSDKGEYTQSAPGRKHLDDYLHRYQL
- a CDS encoding Peptidase M15B and M15C DD-carboxypeptidase VanY/endolysin, whose product is MRNAPHLLLNTADIEIWPGGLLRARSNHDARLLARASHVLRRKRDGRYLAVQLRGGLMPLVTRLPEEPGVEPALALLEARLSQPARMPPPSAPLPLDGLQQRLDQLGLDAGAYAACTGLPLVAEPACLQLAGFDRYRRPLWLTRGAARAWQRLHMAAAIDGIALDAISGYRSHAYQLGIFERKLARGLDMTAILTVNAAPGYSEHHGGNALDIGTPGEPPAEESFERAPAFAWLQRRAGDFGFHLSYPRDNPHGIVYEPWHWCFRG